In one window of Ruminococcus hominis DNA:
- the lepB gene encoding signal peptidase I encodes MDTAEEKVISEESVAGGIFREILYLLLKIVAIATAIVVIFTFIFGVFRYADNAMLPAVKDGDLVFYYRLRKSYVASDLVVLNYQGKEQVRRVIATAGDVVDITEDGLTINGAPQQEHQIYEKTQRYDTGVDFPIKLQEGQIFVLGDSRENASDSRVYGAVDVKDTKGKVMTIVRRRGF; translated from the coding sequence ATGGACACTGCAGAGGAAAAAGTAATTTCTGAGGAATCAGTGGCAGGAGGGATTTTCCGTGAGATTTTGTACCTTCTGTTGAAGATTGTAGCAATTGCAACTGCAATTGTGGTTATCTTCACATTTATCTTCGGAGTGTTCCGTTATGCGGACAATGCCATGCTTCCGGCAGTGAAAGATGGTGATTTGGTCTTTTATTATCGGTTAAGGAAGAGTTATGTAGCTTCGGACCTGGTTGTTTTGAACTATCAAGGAAAAGAACAGGTCCGGAGAGTGATTGCTACTGCAGGAGATGTGGTGGATATTACAGAGGATGGTCTTACAATTAACGGAGCACCGCAACAAGAACATCAGATTTATGAAAAGACACAGCGGTATGATACGGGAGTGGACTTCCCAATCAAACTACAGGAAGGGCAGATTTTCGTCCTGGGAGACAGCCGTGAGAATGCGTCAGACAGTCGAGTGTACGGAGCAGTAGATGTGAAAGACACGAAGGGAAAAGTTATGACGATAGTACGAAGAAGAGGCTTTTGA
- the srtB gene encoding class B sortase, producing MCRHRGICRVIRGMNGILDYGLLLLLLLGLVYGCYALWDSQNLAEEATSEQYAIYKPQEDTLGFQELQSMNSDVIAWITVYDTPIDYPVVQGKDNWEYVNKNAEGEYSLTGAIFMDSENNPDFRDFNTILYGHNMVPNVMFGSIKEFKEQAFYEAHPYGNLFVQNRNFGLEIIALIEADAYDSSVFNINVTRNDSIPYMEVIRNHAVYMNDITLEADDRILLLSTCSSESTNGRDILVARVTEQTYKDTYSAKDQDHAGHEAVDRRGGWRDFMPGWKAALFLLLLLLILICFADQWICRRRRKGRK from the coding sequence ATGTGCAGACACAGAGGTATTTGCAGAGTAATAAGAGGAATGAATGGAATACTGGATTATGGTTTACTTCTGCTTTTGCTTCTGGGTCTGGTATATGGATGCTATGCATTATGGGATTCGCAGAATCTGGCAGAGGAAGCAACGTCAGAACAATATGCGATTTATAAACCTCAAGAAGATACGCTGGGATTCCAGGAATTACAGTCGATGAATTCAGATGTGATTGCCTGGATCACAGTGTATGATACCCCGATTGATTATCCGGTTGTACAGGGAAAAGATAATTGGGAATATGTTAACAAGAATGCAGAAGGTGAATATTCCCTGACCGGTGCAATTTTTATGGATTCCGAAAATAATCCGGATTTTCGAGATTTTAATACTATTCTCTATGGACATAACATGGTTCCAAATGTCATGTTCGGAAGTATCAAGGAATTTAAAGAACAAGCCTTTTACGAAGCACACCCGTATGGTAATCTATTTGTTCAGAATCGTAATTTTGGATTGGAAATCATTGCATTAATAGAAGCGGATGCTTATGACAGTTCTGTTTTCAATATAAATGTAACAAGAAATGACAGTATCCCTTATATGGAAGTGATTCGAAATCATGCAGTTTATATGAATGACATTACGTTAGAAGCAGATGATAGAATTCTTTTATTATCTACTTGCTCATCAGAGTCAACTAACGGAAGAGATATTCTTGTAGCGAGAGTTACAGAACAGACATACAAAGATACATACAGTGCCAAAGATCAAGATCATGCCGGGCATGAAGCGGTAGACCGACGAGGCGGATGGAGAGATTTTATGCCTGGATGGAAGGCTGCGTTGTTCTTATTACTGCTCCTATTGATATTAATCTGTTTCGCAGATCAGTGGATTTGCAGACGAAGAAGGAAAGGACGGAAATAA
- a CDS encoding DUF7601 domain-containing protein, with translation MKKGQKKRRSVILRRVLALLLAIVLIHSQIMPAVFAADTNYSQKSNTEEKTVVDGAETVLPMSEDAISEPSEPIQSEEQQTEDKVSEDATVESSEPIQSGEQQTEDTADAEQSPEVETTGEAAEETVNIADAVVPVTVNYYLPKSQNLQVDAPESYTEGEAQEEAKSAVIEQALGDETTQKLIEQQKEKGIESNTQELTASAVSEEEYDSYTQMAVTGEGLQAPEVSLSDDVQLEEDADAENTNPLIGWQVAKTAGIMLSYPDGTEIKMGDVIPADKISEVQMTAADDGISLLSTQANMSIASLIALTQDMTVVQRVGDAGTNGKWSVLVQGGTNQTPSAGTVRHAYGTLESALTAINTDTTSNSFKITFLDNYTASSADLSAMGSKYGTSGVLGKRTTNKPTIVFTGATNYSTGTSYSSWTTFTSQKQKIYFDGFNAYFTHVNLDWSGSTVYGNQNDTTFDDVKFVGGAVIAIYGGRYYSNSTNVSYNLKFKDVEMTKDAPVKQIFGGGQDNSTGTINLTMTNCTIYGNVYASSGPIGTSTTYIHTGNVYATLQDTAIRKFNTTVVDPMLKPDEIHNVGGSFWGLYGTVSGDLYLRASGSYSADCGTWFTAKEGCTAGSISYIFNDIKESLRFVGAYEHAGYDQASTSKGYIEVNNTQVANVFGWGYLRLNNSATCDGVVNNFGHMQYDSSFYHYWTEQKKQDAKGGDRYVPKNYKPDLPTCIGYVATKSSTICSGGDCYEAWNRQRFGRIVLEDNYNTFQIYNAMGGNSTNVVDVYYLDRISASYKATIELMATKANATASDATSMIRTRGNYNFPTSVSAIGTLKTHANVSCTMAQDPTNRLIKLYATANAENIIYLYSGRSNTGNAIYSANSFKVVLDYLRSQTGTYYTLWFTKGYSLVQEDVTAFNDPEGFTNKNVTIIADAALSGSHEQGSPNTGVNLWGTVYPQFKSLTWKNAKFRSDFLLTHKYPYVMHGNGHNLTFENCTFAGDVTINAGGNSTQGTSGSTLTLKNCVNVNKIYASKQQDGLGNTTINVESCTGHTDTIIIDPAYYSVKNLYIFLKDCAAKVDPTYKTVKVKEDYILVAENTQLMFTSPTVSSGHTAKVYLNKDSSNHEVVLLGDCEGAFNAPDGSSRLYVIAKVRPKDATSVNLDYFDQIEIDGGELHLGDASNSVTGGFGNGGKRPDISLKNSGKLMLDYLPSERIPRTIDSLTTDGTNTEVSVTYDYKGETSPSGRPLIIKNTLRVPTNRELRISTTFAPTHKGAVEYPLIQFDYSNDAKLEQYNWIADKQYYLAIGSRNSNQIVLRADTYAPLVYQAKTTNMSLNSNGSQSGQLEIYLRDLYRDGIDTSGISINDASDGAYPTGFQVYLSTQDVQLKDGVYGYTYNSSTDLQLKPANVYSYSWMRNGAFRDINGTPRTATTESPVLNLKLESRTYQTNTNYYIYARDIAGNWSKFLLDTKGPTSTYTNITSTKVSDGTYSYTFTGLKFTDPIQTATYGTSDIADVSYKANATQYSYNDKKLDATVRYNKTGKNPWESGVSYSTASLNTSTGTCTLSNVSVSVTEKLYVFVKDGYGNISRFTYVPIVFDAQSGGATSTGKFRDGSTTSSTLGLVGSTLKSAQVPSSPVLGNQTFRYWYNSTNSGKAQVFLTSVTVSGATTYYPQWTYPTLTISNQVTGSVADKNKKFTYTIYAQPDPGNRYNGQDFPYTGGTIAGISGVTAPANGTKTGDYNGEFTIELSHGQSVTIQLPGYYDYVSVRQNKESPYWTVYTTEENKQYNQNYTGEISVNATNRSLAFVNSNDSSQPVIYQQKMEGEWTKDQGDNYGRKLTVYIRDLYGDGIDTQGSSFSTSERAEFPGCTYAQVYLSTYDAPKADRGFKFRYNASESERLESLCSCRKLTSGSVTDIEGKTVTATSEKPVWTFKMLNTYKFDQNKNYFIYVRDLTGKWTKYLLDTKGPRIENTGTITKSKDKDNDTEFTISKIQVKDEMIDAANGTSDLTNESQENFTYVANATKYKGTEVSLVRNNKTGKFSDTYKTPTKEDGTYTAVESMNNGEMLYVYAQDYYGNTTAQQYVLVGFDASGNAQYKKASFENNIRLKRELVAKGQKLSPSQIPSNPGFHNDNTSQKFTQWSDSTDPNKKKVDLKTARMTKSVILNADYEKPGVIIKQMIKGDGIWNNQEFTYTVKTSYPRGKVIPCKGSYVSPAVNAPNITSLTVDANQEITFKLKAGQSLELIPGDNKYTIKSIIQESNGTNCEIQKDAKVISSVANVAVDEISTNFVFTNTKNIVVTGVDGGNTDNSLLLVGLMGVLLITGVSVLRVRGRRRS, from the coding sequence ATGAAGAAAGGACAGAAGAAAAGAAGGAGTGTTATCTTACGAAGAGTTTTAGCATTATTGTTAGCAATTGTGCTCATTCATTCCCAAATCATGCCGGCTGTATTCGCCGCAGATACGAATTACAGTCAGAAAAGTAATACAGAAGAGAAAACTGTGGTGGATGGAGCAGAGACAGTACTGCCAATGTCGGAAGATGCAATCTCCGAACCGTCGGAACCGATACAATCGGAAGAACAACAGACAGAAGATAAGGTATCAGAAGATGCAACCGTCGAATCATCGGAACCGATACAGTCGGGAGAACAACAGACAGAAGATACAGCCGACGCAGAACAGTCACCAGAAGTAGAGACAACAGGTGAGGCTGCGGAAGAGACGGTAAATATCGCAGATGCTGTTGTACCCGTAACAGTCAACTATTATCTTCCGAAATCACAGAATTTACAGGTAGATGCACCGGAAAGCTATACCGAAGGAGAAGCACAGGAAGAAGCAAAAAGTGCAGTAATTGAACAGGCACTTGGAGATGAGACAACACAAAAGCTGATTGAACAGCAGAAAGAGAAAGGGATAGAAAGTAATACGCAGGAGCTGACAGCATCTGCTGTATCGGAAGAAGAATATGACAGCTACACACAGATGGCTGTGACAGGAGAAGGGCTTCAGGCACCGGAGGTTTCACTTTCAGATGATGTACAGTTGGAAGAGGATGCAGATGCGGAGAACACAAATCCACTGATTGGCTGGCAAGTAGCAAAGACGGCAGGTATTATGTTGTCCTATCCAGATGGGACTGAGATTAAGATGGGAGATGTCATTCCAGCCGATAAGATTAGCGAAGTACAGATGACAGCAGCCGATGATGGAATTTCATTGTTGAGTACACAGGCGAATATGTCGATAGCAAGCTTGATTGCCCTGACACAGGATATGACAGTAGTACAGCGTGTAGGTGATGCAGGAACGAATGGAAAGTGGTCGGTTCTGGTGCAGGGAGGAACCAACCAGACGCCTTCAGCAGGTACTGTAAGACATGCGTATGGAACACTGGAAAGTGCGTTGACTGCAATCAATACTGATACAACATCCAACAGTTTTAAAATTACATTCCTAGATAATTACACGGCAAGCTCAGCTGATTTAAGTGCGATGGGAAGTAAATACGGTACGAGTGGAGTACTAGGGAAAAGAACAACGAATAAACCAACAATTGTATTCACAGGAGCAACCAATTATAGCACAGGTACTTCTTATAGCAGTTGGACAACATTTACTTCCCAAAAACAAAAAATCTATTTTGATGGATTCAATGCTTATTTTACACACGTTAATCTGGACTGGAGTGGTTCAACAGTCTATGGTAATCAGAACGATACCACTTTTGATGATGTAAAATTTGTAGGCGGAGCAGTAATAGCAATTTATGGTGGAAGATATTATAGTAATAGTACCAATGTATCCTATAATTTGAAATTTAAAGATGTAGAGATGACAAAGGATGCTCCTGTAAAGCAGATCTTTGGAGGCGGACAGGATAATTCAACAGGAACTATTAATCTAACAATGACAAATTGTACAATCTATGGAAATGTATATGCATCAAGTGGACCAATTGGCACTTCTACCACCTATATTCATACAGGAAATGTCTATGCAACACTGCAAGATACAGCCATTCGCAAATTCAACACAACTGTAGTAGATCCAATGTTGAAACCGGATGAAATCCATAACGTAGGTGGATCTTTCTGGGGATTGTATGGAACTGTAAGTGGAGACCTCTATCTAAGAGCATCTGGAAGTTATTCGGCGGACTGTGGAACCTGGTTTACAGCGAAGGAGGGCTGCACAGCAGGATCTATATCGTATATATTCAATGATATTAAGGAAAGTCTGAGATTTGTAGGAGCATATGAACATGCTGGATATGATCAAGCAAGCACATCGAAAGGTTATATTGAAGTCAATAACACGCAGGTTGCTAACGTATTTGGCTGGGGATATCTGAGGTTGAATAATTCTGCTACATGTGATGGGGTTGTGAACAATTTCGGACATATGCAGTATGATTCCAGTTTCTATCATTATTGGACAGAACAGAAAAAGCAGGATGCCAAAGGTGGAGATCGCTATGTTCCAAAGAACTATAAACCGGACTTGCCGACTTGTATTGGATATGTAGCAACAAAAAGTTCAACCATTTGTTCTGGTGGAGATTGCTATGAAGCATGGAATCGCCAGCGTTTTGGAAGAATTGTATTAGAAGATAATTATAACACATTTCAGATATACAATGCCATGGGGGGAAATAGTACAAATGTTGTAGATGTGTATTATCTGGATAGAATTTCAGCTTCTTATAAAGCTACTATTGAACTGATGGCAACAAAGGCGAATGCAACCGCAAGTGATGCAACTTCCATGATTCGTACAAGGGGAAATTATAATTTTCCAACGTCAGTAAGTGCGATAGGGACATTAAAAACACATGCGAATGTATCTTGTACAATGGCACAAGATCCAACGAATAGATTGATTAAGCTGTATGCTACAGCAAATGCAGAAAATATAATCTATCTATACAGTGGAAGGTCCAATACAGGAAATGCAATATATTCGGCAAATTCATTTAAAGTGGTGCTAGACTATCTACGAAGCCAGACAGGAACCTATTATACGTTATGGTTTACAAAGGGATATAGCCTGGTTCAGGAGGATGTTACTGCATTTAATGATCCAGAAGGATTTACAAATAAGAACGTGACAATAATAGCTGATGCTGCATTGTCGGGATCACATGAGCAGGGTTCTCCAAATACAGGAGTGAACCTGTGGGGTACTGTTTATCCACAATTTAAGTCACTGACATGGAAAAATGCAAAATTTCGCTCAGATTTCCTCTTAACTCATAAGTATCCGTATGTGATGCATGGAAATGGGCACAATCTGACATTTGAAAACTGTACATTCGCAGGTGATGTAACAATAAACGCAGGAGGAAACAGTACGCAGGGAACATCAGGCTCTACGCTCACATTAAAAAATTGCGTGAATGTAAATAAAATCTATGCTTCAAAGCAACAAGATGGATTAGGAAATACAACGATTAATGTGGAGTCCTGTACAGGCCACACTGATACTATAATAATTGATCCGGCATACTATAGTGTTAAAAATCTGTACATTTTTTTGAAGGATTGTGCTGCAAAAGTTGATCCGACTTATAAAACCGTAAAAGTTAAGGAAGATTATATTCTGGTAGCAGAGAACACACAGCTGATGTTCACTAGCCCAACTGTTTCAAGTGGGCATACAGCAAAGGTTTACCTTAATAAGGATTCTTCAAATCATGAAGTTGTTTTATTAGGGGATTGCGAAGGAGCATTCAATGCACCAGATGGATCGTCTAGACTGTATGTAATTGCGAAAGTGAGACCAAAAGATGCTACAAGTGTAAATTTGGACTACTTTGACCAGATAGAGATTGATGGAGGAGAACTTCATCTTGGAGATGCGTCCAATTCAGTGACAGGTGGATTTGGAAACGGTGGAAAAAGGCCGGATATCTCACTCAAGAATTCAGGAAAACTGATGTTAGATTATTTGCCTTCCGAAAGGATACCTCGAACAATTGACAGTCTTACGACAGATGGTACAAATACAGAAGTATCGGTTACATATGACTATAAAGGTGAGACTTCTCCAAGTGGAAGACCATTAATTATTAAGAATACGTTGCGAGTACCAACAAATCGTGAGCTTCGCATATCAACAACGTTTGCTCCAACACATAAGGGAGCGGTGGAATATCCGTTGATTCAGTTCGATTATTCGAATGATGCGAAGCTGGAGCAGTATAACTGGATTGCAGACAAACAATATTATTTGGCAATAGGTTCTAGAAACAGTAACCAGATCGTACTTCGTGCAGATACATATGCGCCGCTGGTATATCAGGCGAAGACAACGAATATGTCTCTCAATTCGAATGGAAGTCAGAGTGGACAACTGGAGATTTATCTGAGGGATTTATATCGTGACGGAATTGACACGAGTGGCATTAGCATTAATGATGCATCGGATGGTGCGTATCCAACTGGTTTTCAGGTGTATTTAAGTACGCAGGATGTTCAGTTAAAGGATGGAGTTTATGGATATACATATAATTCCAGTACAGATCTTCAGTTGAAGCCAGCAAATGTATATTCTTATAGTTGGATGCGCAATGGGGCGTTTAGAGATATCAATGGAACGCCAAGGACAGCTACAACAGAATCACCAGTATTGAATTTGAAATTAGAGTCACGTACTTATCAGACAAACACAAATTACTATATCTACGCAAGAGATATTGCCGGAAACTGGAGTAAATTCCTTCTGGATACGAAAGGTCCGACAAGTACTTACACAAATATTACATCAACGAAAGTATCAGATGGAACTTACAGTTATACATTTACGGGGCTAAAATTTACAGATCCAATACAAACTGCAACATATGGAACATCAGATATTGCAGATGTAAGTTACAAAGCGAATGCAACACAGTATAGTTATAACGATAAGAAGCTAGATGCTACAGTACGATATAACAAAACAGGAAAGAATCCATGGGAATCCGGAGTTAGTTATAGTACGGCAAGTCTCAATACAAGTACTGGGACGTGTACACTCAGTAATGTATCTGTTTCAGTAACGGAAAAATTATATGTGTTTGTAAAGGATGGCTATGGAAATATCTCAAGATTTACTTATGTACCAATTGTTTTTGATGCACAGAGCGGTGGAGCTACATCAACTGGAAAGTTCAGAGATGGGTCTACCACTTCATCTACACTGGGACTGGTGGGAAGTACTTTGAAGAGTGCACAGGTGCCATCAAGTCCGGTACTTGGAAATCAGACATTCCGCTACTGGTATAATTCTACGAACAGTGGAAAAGCTCAAGTTTTTCTAACAAGTGTGACGGTAAGTGGTGCAACTACTTATTATCCGCAGTGGACGTATCCGACCTTAACAATTAGTAACCAGGTTACAGGAAGTGTTGCAGATAAGAACAAAAAATTTACTTATACCATTTATGCGCAACCAGATCCAGGTAATCGATATAATGGGCAGGACTTTCCATATACAGGTGGAACGATAGCAGGAATATCAGGGGTTACGGCACCGGCTAATGGAACGAAAACGGGAGATTATAATGGAGAATTTACAATTGAGCTTTCCCATGGACAGAGTGTTACGATTCAGCTGCCAGGTTATTATGATTACGTATCTGTAAGACAGAACAAGGAATCCCCTTACTGGACAGTGTACACAACAGAGGAGAATAAACAATATAACCAAAATTACACAGGGGAAATCAGTGTGAATGCAACGAATCGCTCACTTGCATTTGTTAATAGCAATGATTCCAGTCAGCCGGTAATCTATCAGCAAAAGATGGAAGGTGAATGGACAAAAGACCAGGGAGATAACTATGGAAGAAAACTGACAGTTTATATCAGAGATCTTTATGGAGATGGAATTGACACACAGGGAAGTTCATTCTCAACATCGGAGAGAGCAGAATTCCCAGGATGTACATATGCACAGGTATATCTCAGCACCTATGATGCACCAAAGGCAGACAGAGGATTCAAATTCCGTTATAATGCATCGGAATCTGAGAGATTGGAAAGTTTGTGCAGTTGCAGGAAACTTACCAGTGGAAGTGTTACAGATATTGAAGGTAAAACAGTGACGGCAACTTCAGAAAAACCGGTATGGACATTTAAGATGCTTAATACTTATAAGTTCGACCAGAATAAGAATTATTTCATTTATGTGCGCGATCTTACAGGAAAGTGGACAAAATATCTGCTAGATACTAAGGGTCCTAGAATAGAGAATACAGGAACTATCACGAAATCAAAAGATAAAGATAATGACACGGAGTTTACAATTTCAAAGATTCAAGTCAAGGATGAAATGATTGATGCAGCAAATGGTACGTCCGATTTGACAAACGAGTCGCAGGAGAACTTTACATATGTTGCAAATGCAACAAAATATAAGGGAACGGAGGTTTCACTTGTACGTAACAACAAAACTGGAAAATTTTCAGATACTTACAAAACTCCTACAAAAGAAGATGGAACTTATACGGCTGTGGAGTCAATGAATAATGGAGAGATGCTCTATGTATATGCTCAGGACTATTATGGTAATACGACAGCACAGCAGTATGTACTGGTTGGATTTGATGCATCAGGAAATGCACAGTACAAGAAAGCAAGTTTTGAAAATAACATAAGACTAAAGAGAGAATTGGTTGCAAAGGGACAGAAACTTTCGCCAAGTCAGATTCCATCTAATCCAGGCTTCCATAATGATAATACAAGCCAGAAATTTACGCAGTGGTCAGATAGCACAGATCCGAACAAGAAAAAAGTAGATCTGAAAACAGCACGGATGACAAAATCGGTAATCTTAAATGCAGATTATGAGAAACCAGGTGTAATAATTAAACAGATGATAAAGGGAGATGGTATCTGGAATAATCAAGAATTTACTTATACGGTTAAGACAAGTTATCCAAGAGGAAAAGTGATTCCGTGTAAAGGAAGTTATGTATCACCGGCAGTAAATGCACCAAATATTACATCGCTGACAGTAGATGCGAATCAGGAGATTACATTTAAGCTGAAAGCAGGACAGAGTTTAGAACTGATACCTGGGGATAACAAATATACGATTAAGAGCATCATTCAAGAAAGCAACGGAACAAATTGCGAGATTCAAAAAGATGCGAAAGTTATTTCAAGTGTAGCGAATGTAGCTGTAGATGAGATCAGTACCAATTTTGTTTTTACCAATACGAAGAATATCGTAGTTACAGGTGTTGATGGAGGAAATACAGATAACAGTCTGTTACTTGTAGGTCTGATGGGAGTTCTTCTAATCACAGGAGTTTCTGTCTTACGAGTGAGAGGGAGGAGGAGATCCTAG